From the Scomber japonicus isolate fScoJap1 chromosome 8, fScoJap1.pri, whole genome shotgun sequence genome, the window GGATTTAGATCTTTTCATAAAAGCTTTAGAGTATTATTAGAAGGCTGAAACTATGCAACAGTATAATTTAGCACACCCACATACTTCACTAATACACAGTAAATATGCCATCAGCAAAGTGAGTGATTCTACTCAATGGACATTTTCATTTGGTGACGTGCATTAGGAAAACAAAATCCAGCAATTACACCTGTAATGTTATCACAACAAATTACAGTTAGTTACTATTGTGTAACACAATATTAGTTAGGGACATTAATATGAGTCTTTTGTGATACCGACAAAGGTACCTAAAATGGATTTTGGTGGGCACACCTTGAAGCAAACAACTGTTTCCAAAGCTGCCTCAAAAACAATAGTGATCTTGATACACAGATAATTCCCAGGAGAGAGTGGTACACAATAAATTCTTCCACTTCCAATGAGTTTTGGCCAACCTGGAAGGAAATGCCTTCCACAACTCTTTGAGTCTCTCTAGGAACATGCAAGAACACTCACACGGCAAGGACACGGGACATGCAGAGTTGGTGTTGAGCTGTTATTCTGACCCTACAAGGAAAATTCAGGAGTGGTGCAGATGGGGCACCATACCGGACATTATTTCCTGGCTGTGGTCCACCAGGCCACTGAGAAACAGAACACAGCGAACTCGCCTCTCTCTCAGCATTCTGGCTCTTTGGTGTCCATCAGCCCGGGAATAGCAGCTATGTGAGCATGACTGCACAGCACTATTTCTGTGTGCTCTGCTACTTGACATTGAGAGGCCAGGATTATGTGGCTCCACTACTGTAAATGACTATCccctgtcacacaaacacatatacacatgtgtatgcgtgtgtctGTGATAGATCTCCATAGGTGCTGCATATAAAATCCTGTGACAAGTAAGTGTAAAATGAGCTACATGTATGTGttataaagaaacaaaagtcaTCAGCATATCCAAACTGTAAAACACAGGCATCATCAAATGTTTGAGGTAAAATGACTTGTTGAGCATTCGCGCAAAAGTGCAAACTGACCAGATACAAATATGTGAATATGTGCAtggtttgctttttttcctgagAAAGTTAAAAGCTCAATTGCTGCTTTTCGGTTGCTCAACAAGCCTTGAATCAGGTACCACACCCTTATGTTTCAGCTGAACATCTGTCTTTCACTATACCATCCCCCCAATGTGAACATGAGTTCTACAGAATCTTGTTTATTCAGTATATATAGAAAGTATGGGAATCAAACCCACAGGCAGTGTTGAAAATGATCCCATagtaaacatgtaaacacacgTTTTGCTGTGGATTTTTGCTTGTAATGGTTTGGTTAACCCTTGTAACCCACACGGATGCAGTGCAGAGGCATTACTCTACCACAttcccactcacacacaaacacacacacacacagtgtcagtGTAACAACATCCGTGTAGGAGGTGACTTCAAGGGGTGACTAACATTTGGCTGGGTCTCAGCCTGCCTTTGAGTCCAGCTGGGTCTTTTGACTGTCCTTACCCTCATTAAACCTGCGTGCGGCATATATGACAGCATTGTTGCATCCTGCTAGTATTTGCCGTGTGGTCTCTCTGAACCCTACGGCATTCAGGGCTGGTTGAGGCCTCTGATGTTATAGTTGTTGGTGCGTCTTTGAACATGACATCTGTTGGCTGTGTGAGTAATAGTGTGTGGTGCTGTGGGCATGATGTGTTGTGGCTGAACATCAGGTGTTCCTGGGCCTATACGCCACACATCTGCTCCCCTGAGGCTCACTACATACACGCAGCGGAAAGTGAGTCCTGACCGCACTCAGTGTGAGTGATCTGTCACTGACGATGATGCTGTTGTCAACACATGAAACTGATAATGTCTTCGTTTTACACATGGTCTagggttaatttagcagtcaaatatttatatttatctcaTATTTATAGAAGTGGCAACACTGCTCAATCAAGATAAATTTAATTCCCAACCAGATTTAAACATAAACTGGGAAAACTTTCTACCTCCGTATCTCCAGAGCCCTGActaaaaatatttactttttgaGCTCTGAACATAATAGCACTAATGGCCAGGATACAGGTGCTTTGGTTAAAAGAGGCCAGTCAAGGCAGcgacagaggaaataaaaatattatgttaACTATTATATTACAGCTCCTGAATGGGCCAAAAGAACACACTGGTGTTATCATTATCCCAACTGGACAGtccagacattttaaaatatcacatcAGTGTGTGTCCAGACTCAGGAAGTGAAGCAAGGAGCTAAAATAAAACTTGACCTTACAAAACTGATCATCTGAAACTCCTATTAGTGTGAGAAACACTCTGACAGTTGGGGATTTGTACACATATGAGTCATGAAGTAGAAACAACAATATGAGTCGAAAAaattaaatttcttttttttttattttgctctgaaaaaaaatcacatgaataaaaatcaCTTCAGAACTGCAGGAAGGTTTTGAAAGGGTGGAACTCTtgaattcacatttttttagcTTGACATCTTAACATTGATCTGtgggtgtttcttttttaatggtGGTAAgacaacatgaaaaaacaacatacttATACCAAATACTACAATTATTTAGCTCGAGGCGCCGCCCCCCACATTTCATATCTGacaccctttttttaaaatttcttaGCCATATAGACACATATAGACCTGTACAGACACAGAATGTGAGTGCACAGTTGTGTTGTCTATTATCAATACACAGTCATGAGAGGAACAGTGCACTGTATTGCAATAATAAACATTGAGCGATCCCCGAACCTGCAGGATAAGTCTGAGTGGGTAGCTCAGATTTGACTGGTTGTACTATATCTGTTGAGTGTAAGCAGTGACTGTTCTTAGTGAAACAAcccttggaaaaaaaaaattctatatatatatatatatatatgtatatatatatatagtgtctTATCAGTGAGTTGATCAATTTATTAATGACAGTGCTATTGATCATCTGCTGAGTGCCAaaattaaaagacagaaaacagaaattaaCGCTTCATATCTCTTTTCATTAAAATACTTATCTCCAGGTTTGCTATTTctatttcataaataaataatgaccaacaagaaatataaaaacaactgtAACATCAGTtttcaaaaaaaatgttgaaggTGGTTAAAAATCTAAtcataaatacagtttaaataaataaattaaaatataaatacaacgTTTTCTgtacacaaagaaaacaaaaacaaacaaacaaacaaacaaataaaataaacagatgatTGACTTGTGCCGGGAAATATACAATGGTTTCTTTGAGACACAAAAAATCCAGGTGAGTGCTCATTatggatgatttaaaaaaatcttcgTTCAGTTCAGTCTCCGACCTCTCTTCACATAACTGTGAAGCAATACAGATTATGAAcatgttctttcttttcattccttcgtGCTCATCATCTTAAGTTCGTCACATCTGCAGTCCATCCTGTGGGCCTTTCCATATTCCAGTTTCATGTGGGCGTCCTCTTCCAAGGTCTCCAGGAACACAGTGAGATGCCCATTTTCTTCTGTAGAGGGAGAGGCGGGCACATTCGGTTCCCTCCTTCATGTACGTTCTTTTCCCCTCGGAtgtcctctctttttttattttgaggtaGAGTGGCCACATCTTTGCCTaacataaaaaaaggaagtgagtAAAACCTAATTTCATTCAGGCgacaaagaggaaagaaaaatgttttgtcagtgtttgtgtttgtggccCTGCTCTTCACTACTCACCCTTCTTTGTCTCTTCAGTGGTTGGACGCTAACCCTAGTTTGACCTTCTCCTCATTCTCTACATCATACGCTCCTCGCTTGTGAAACCTGTaatcaaaccaacaaaaataaaggAGCTTGCTCAGACTATTCACCGAGACTATTACTAGTTCCAGCTaagtctctctttatctctgtgtgtgtgtgtgtgtacagctatgcgtgtttgtgtgtattactCACCTGAGCATTAGTAAGAGGCCTATGATGGTGAGGCAGATGGACGACAACACCACAGCCACCACAGCCAAAGCTGTGGTCCGGTTGTAGCCCTCCTGAGGTCTCTCCACGGGCAGAGTGAAGAACTCACACCTTTCCCCAGAGTAGCTCGGGTGGCACCTGCAcaagacacagagagataatCGTTACAGTGGTTAATAATTCAGTGGAGCATTCTACATTTTTGAAAAGAGGGAGTGGTGGAGATGAACACATAGACATGGACCTGATACTTACACACAAGAAGGGGAACGGAGTGCCCTCAGGTACTGGCAGGTGCCATGAATGCAGAAATCCTTATACTTCCTCAGGCAAGgattcctcttctttcctttgcctttccccttttttctcccctttcctctccttctgtttCCATCAGTGCTTTCCTCCAGGATGGCAGATGGGTCTTGGGGTTTGCTTGACATGGCAActaagcaaaaacaaacaaacaacagttaCATTTCATTGTCTTTGCTCGAGAAGCTTGTGAAAACTGACATTAAAGTAGTGAAAATTTTGAAGAAAACTCCCTTACCTCGTGGCGCCTCTAGTTCAGAATCCCCAGACATGCCATCTTCATATTCATCTCCGTAGTAATCATATTCATCATCGTAGTCCTCTTCGCCTCTCTGATCATACTCCACTGTTGTTGCACCCACACCTCTTCTGTTCTCCTCCTCTGACCTCCTGTCTTTGGTTGTGTCCATAAAGTTGATAACAGCCGTGTGCCGCTGCCTGTCGCTCTCATACCTGTCAACTGCAGCACCATTGGCCAGTCGGGACACCGCtggaggagaaaatgagaatTAAAGACGTTAAAAATCCATGTAAGTTTGATTTCATACACTCTTTAACCTGAAACACCACAGAAACTCTTCTGTTAGGGGACAAACAGCATGCACAGGTTAGTGTGCCAAGGTGGGTGGACCTCTACAGGCAAGTTGAAACATGTTAGGACGCTCCTGGCtggtttcttgttttttcagtgtATCCTGGTCTTGGTTAGGTTCCCTTTAACACATATCCAGATACAGAACCGGCACCTCAAGGGGTTGGAAGTTATTTACtgccttgctcaaggacacttcagcagaGTGAAAACTGACCAACACTGGGGACTTGAACTAGAGAACAGACCCTTTCTATGTGTAAGTTTTGTAAGGGGAATGAATTGGGGGCAGAATAAAAGTTGACATATAACctcactgtacacacacacacacgaaatgCATGGACAGACAGTTAGCTAATGTCAGGCAAGAATatgagttaaaaataaatgtatccaGTTACATAAAGCATGCTCTAAAATAGAGAGATGATCCCACTAGCTCCCGAATAGCCTGGCATCATGAAAATCGTTGCCTTAAAGGTTATGAAGTTTACAAGACATGTTATAGCTTGAGAGGTTTACACTAATAGCCGAGAGGAGGACGGTATCACAGGTAGACACAGAAGTGGAATGCCATAATAAACCATCAACATTGACAGAGGCGGGCTGCTGATATAACGTGAGCGCACATGAAACTTACCCAAGGCGTGAACCAGCAGGAGCACAACACTCAAAATCCTCATGATGCCAAAACTTCCAATGACTTCTTTACAAGATATGTTTAAAGGATGATCTACAAGCTGTATTCCTTCCTCTTGCTCCGGTTTTAAATAATCCCTTTTCGTTTTTTTTCGGTGagtttgtgtgattttattCCGCCTGATTACGACCTCTTGGCGTTGTTTTTTCTCAGAGGGCTGATGAGTCTCTGCCGGTACAGCCTGAGAGGAGTGGAAAGAGAGAGCGTCCGTTCAGAGGCTCCGTGGTATTTATGCTCTCCACTCCACCACGCCTACTGCCTAGTGTGGAGGCTGCTGTGCCAATGTATGAACTTGTGCTGAGAGGATATAAACTTCAACTTCAGGATACTGAgagttaaaatgtgttattgtaCAGGCATCCATTATTGCATAAATCTCCTGATCATATGTGTTGCCATATGGAGCCAATCTAAAATCACACTGAAAATTAGGCCTACTACAGACCATCAGGGACTAGTGAAGGTGATATTGCTTACTGGGCTATAAAACACAGTTGTTTATGTTTTAGGGTTATTTGTTCCCATGGAGGTAGATAGAAATGACCTTTATAGGAATATTTTAGTGGAGTATAAAATATGGATATGAACACCTGATACTCTAAGCATTGACTCTCATTTCTGTAAGCCTTCAATCTTCCCCTTTGCCCAATGTGAAACTGCTTCATTCATGTGAATTTCAGAGAATTAACAAAAATAGTCTCAGTATTTGGTAACATGTTCCTCTTCTTTGGCCTGAGGGAAATTACGGTGTTACAGCTCCAAGTCTCAcaaggaacacacacaaaacaaatgccaataaaacaaaataacagaataaagaccaacatttccatcattgtaagtgtctttattatttttttctataatcacttttttttctttttttttttaacctcaacTTATTCTTGCAGTCTACACCGTGGATTTAGGGATTCAGTGCTGTTAAATCCAGATGAGTCCAATGCCTGTAATGGTTTACTAAAGATACCCAGATACACAAATGCTTGGCTTTATAAACTAACAAGCACTCAAATTTAAGTAAACCAAACAGAGTAACTTTAGGAACTAGTGACAgccaaaaaaatgaataactgCACAATGaaaattatagttattatttttcttaataataaaatagtgtgAGGAGTTGGACATGCAATGATACACAGTTTATGTGCGCCACTGTGTGGTCAAACTAGGAACTACAACCTAATTGTTCAGAGAATGTGAGCCTTTGGCTATACGTTCACACAGcagtgacctgaatccgatttgttcgcACAAATGTGACCCacatctgatttgtttctgacaatgtgaacagcacaagtcgcattgaatctgacatttccaaatccttcctttttcttcctcaccGTCTCTCCCTCTCGTATGTTTTTGTGGGTGTGCTGAGAATACCAAGTGGCTGCTCCATCAGGGTGTGTAATTATCTGGCCTGCTGTGCTGCCATGCTCCTGCTGCCTGCCTGCTTGAGTCCAGCCCGAGCCCTGCAGCCTCAGCCTGGACCAAAGTCCACTGCTGTGCAGCAATTGTGTAGCTTTTGTTCTCTAATGTGTTGCTACAgttaggctacgttcacactgcagttaaaagttACATGAATCCGATTTattcgctcaaatgtgacccatatctgatttgttgacaatgtgaacagcacaagtcgcattgaatctgacatttccaaatctgattcaggccactttcaaatgtagTACTGAATCAGATACatatctgaacagtcaggtcgcatttaaacaaaatacattattcaGATGATCTAATAATCAGACCAGCAATAGCCTAATGAAATACTGCAGTTaatgattatcattatttctttaatttggcTCCAATATATTTTGGCAGCTCGGCCAGCAAgatgggaggaaataagagcaAGAACATTATAGTGATATGTAAATTGTGCCCAGGTAACAAGAGTCTGTTGCCCTGTTGCAGTGATGTGTTTGAAAAGCCTATAGTCTATGTAgttttataacttgtatgtggGCATATGTTTTAGAAACCACTTTAATACAATAAAGAGCTTTAAATGAGACATTGTGTCTCTTATTCCTGCTATaagtgtaaagatttacagattatgggccagacttggctgtgtgatgatggtacactcattatatttaaaggaggtctTGACTAAAACAAGATGCACAAGGAATCATGAAGGGGTTTTCATTTTTGGTATCAAGTTACTTTTCTGGGAAGGTAACTAGGCCtataactagttactttttattgtaattaattacttcttttttaaagtatttttatggCACAGACACCTTTTATTAgtagtagagagacaggaaagaggggtgtgtgacatgcagcGACGGTCCTCCggccgggatttgaaccggtgTCTGCTGCGTAGGCTATGTAGCATGcgctcttaaccactcgaccacctgcgtaATAACCCCATTACATAATATCCTAACTTACTTTAAGAATAATGTGAAACATTAGCTAGCCATTTAGCTGTTTAAGTGTAACAGTGTTAGCtaaggtttttctttttcttttttaaaaatcatgtaTTGCAAGTGATCATGACCCGCCCTCCACTGCCTCTGATTGATTACTTTGTTGGTAGGGTTCATTAGGTTAAGGCATGATTGGTTAGAGTTAGGGTAAGAATATCAacgtcagccaatcagagacagagtGGGCAGGTCAAACCTTCGCCAcctttgctaaaaaaaaaggttaacaACATCACTGCACTTTCATAGTGAGATACATTTCTTCTAAAATTACAAAATTACTAGTTCCTTTAACACAGCACAATGTGAGGGATATTGTCCGTGAAACa encodes:
- the hbegfa gene encoding heparin-binding EGF-like growth factor a; this encodes MRILSVVLLLVHALAVSRLANGAAVDRYESDRQRHTAVINFMDTTKDRRSEEENRRGVGATTVEYDQRGEEDYDDEYDYYGDEYEDGMSGDSELEAPRVAMSSKPQDPSAILEESTDGNRRRGKGRKKGKGKGKKRNPCLRKYKDFCIHGTCQYLRALRSPSCVCHPSYSGERCEFFTLPVERPQEGYNRTTALAVVAVVLSSICLTIIGLLLMLRFHKRGAYDVENEEKVKLGLASNH